The region CCTCCGCATCGAGTGCATGCTGGGGACCCGCGTGGCCCGAGTACATACTAAAGAGCGGGCCGTTGAGCTGTCCGATGGACGGCGCGTCCCCTACGACCGCCTCCTCCTGGCGACGGGCGGCACGCCCATCATCCCGCGCATGGAGGGCCTGACTCTGCGCGGCGTGCACCCCTTCACGACGATGGACCACGCCAAGAGCTTCCATGAGGCTCTCTCCAGCGGCAAGAACCGCGTCGTTGTCATCGGCGCAGGCCTGATTGGCTGCAGCCTGGTGAATGGGCTGCTGCACCGGGGAGGCATCCAGATTACACTGGTGGAGTTGAAGGACCGGGTGCTGAGCACCATGGTGGACACCCACGCCTCCAGCCTGGTTGAGAAACGCCTGAGCAAGATGGGCGTGAGCGTGCGCACCGGACGCTCCGCCACCAGGATACTTCCCCGTCCGGACGACGCCACATCCGTGGGCGGCGTCATGCTGGACAACGGCGAGCTTGTCTCCTGCGACGTCGTCGGCATGGCGGTCGGCGTGACCCCGCGCGCGGAACTGGCCCGAGAGGCAGACATCCGGTGCAATCGCGGCATCCTGGTGGACGCCCACATGGAGACGAGCGCGAGGGGGGTCTTCGCCTGCGGGGATGTCGCCGAGGCGCAGGACTTCATCTACGGGGTCCCTCGCGTCACGGCCATCTGGCCCACCGCCTACATGGGAGGACGCGTCGCCGGAGCGAACATGGCGGGCGCGACGACCCGCTACGATGGCTGCACGGCCATGAACGCCTTCAGCTACTTCGACATGGCGCTGATCTCCGCGGGAATGTTCGACCCCGACCCCGCGCTGGGCTATCCCGTCGTCGCAAGAGAGAAACCCGACGCTTACAAGAAACTGGTCATCCGCGATCACAAGCTCATTGGCTTCGTCATGGCGGGGGAGATCGAACAGTCCGGCGTCCTCTTCAACCTCCTGCGTGAGCAGACCGACGTCCGCTCGTTCGAGGGGCGTCTTGCCGACTGGGATTTCAGCATGGCATCCCTGCCGCGAGACCTGCGGGGCGCCTGGATCGGCGGGCCTGGCTACGCAGCTCCGACGGAGAAGCAGCCCGTGGCTGGACCCGTAGCAGAGAAAGTGTCCCCATGAAAGGCCTCCTGAACCCCGACAACCGCTACGGGGACGACAAGTCCAGCGCCGCGTGTTCTCTCTTTGGCATGCTGGATACGACAGGCCGGCGCTTCTCCAGCGAGGCCGTCATCCGCGCCATCACCAACATGCACGACCGGAGCAACGGCCTGGGCGGTGGCTTCGCCGCGTACGGCATCTATCCCCAGTACCCGGAACACTACGCCCTGCACGTCATGTACATGAGCCAGGCCGCTAAAGCGAACGTGGAAACCTACCTGCGCGCCGAATTCGACATCGAGCACGCCGAGCCGATACCCACCAGTCCCGCCAACGGCATCGTCAATCCGCCGGACGTGTGGCGCTACTTCGCCCTGCCCAAGCAACTGGACGGACTCTCCGGCGACGATACCGTGGTGCAGCGGGTCATGCACGTAAACACCAGCATTGCCGACGCGTTCATCTTCTCTAGCGGCAGGAACATGGGCGTCTTCAAGGGCGTGGGCTTTCCAGAAGCCATCGCACGCTACTTCCGCCTGGAGGAGTATCAGGGCTACCTCTGGACGGTGCATGGTCGCTTCCCCACCAACACGCCCGGCTGGTGGGGCGGCGCGCACCCATTTAATGTCCTGGACTGGACGGTCGTCCATAACGGCGAGCTTTCCTCCTACGGCATCAACCGCCGGCACCTGGAGATGTTCG is a window of Dehalococcoidia bacterium DNA encoding:
- a CDS encoding FAD-dependent oxidoreductase — translated: MTRYVIVGNSAGGIGAAETIRATDPDGHVTILSDESYPAYSRPAISEFLAGERTFGERMLFRDADFYKRLRIECMLGTRVARVHTKERAVELSDGRRVPYDRLLLATGGTPIIPRMEGLTLRGVHPFTTMDHAKSFHEALSSGKNRVVVIGAGLIGCSLVNGLLHRGGIQITLVELKDRVLSTMVDTHASSLVEKRLSKMGVSVRTGRSATRILPRPDDATSVGGVMLDNGELVSCDVVGMAVGVTPRAELAREADIRCNRGILVDAHMETSARGVFACGDVAEAQDFIYGVPRVTAIWPTAYMGGRVAGANMAGATTRYDGCTAMNAFSYFDMALISAGMFDPDPALGYPVVAREKPDAYKKLVIRDHKLIGFVMAGEIEQSGVLFNLLREQTDVRSFEGRLADWDFSMASLPRDLRGAWIGGPGYAAPTEKQPVAGPVAEKVSP
- a CDS encoding glutamine amidotransferase family protein, which encodes MKGLLNPDNRYGDDKSSAACSLFGMLDTTGRRFSSEAVIRAITNMHDRSNGLGGGFAAYGIYPQYPEHYALHVMYMSQAAKANVETYLRAEFDIEHAEPIPTSPANGIVNPPDVWRYFALPKQLDGLSGDDTVVQRVMHVNTSIADAFIFSSGRNMGVFKGVGFPEAIARYFRLEEYQGYLWTVHGRFPTNTPGWWGGAHPFNVLDWTVVHNGELSSYGINRRHLEMFGYFCTLQTDTEVAAYAVDLLVRRHGHSIETLAKILAAPLWSEIDRMPPRERALHQTLRQVYGSLLLNGPFTIIIAHTGQMIGLTDRIRLRPLVAGVRGDVLYLSSEESAIHLVCPDVERTWTPMGGEPVVGTVGVAPGPPKSAATTQAAGRKSARGRG